A genomic window from Salvia splendens isolate huo1 chromosome 11, SspV2, whole genome shotgun sequence includes:
- the LOC121754213 gene encoding probable diphthine methyl ester synthase, which yields MLYIIGLGLGDEKDITLRGLEAIKKCSKVYMEAYTSLLSFGITSDGLSKLEKVYGKSIIVSDREMVEEKADDMLLEALVSDVAFLVVGDPFGATTHSDLVVRAKKLGVDVKVVHNASVMNAIGVCGLQLYRYGETISIPFFTETWKPDSFYEKIRRNRELGLHTLCLLDIKVKEPSLESLCRGKKVYEPPRFMTINTAIEQLLEVVQNHPDSAYNKDTTCVGLARVGCEDQMIAAGSMEQLLTLDFGPPLHCLVIVGDTHPIEEEMLQFYTINSS from the exons ATGTTATACATaataggattagggttaggaGATGAGAAAGACATCACGCTAAGAGGGCTTGAAGCGATCAAGAAATGCAGTAAAGTTTATATGGAGGCCTACACTTCTCTCCTCTCCTTCGGCATCACCTCCGATGGCCTCTCCAAATTG GAAAAGGTTTATGGGAAATCTATAATTGTTTCAGACAGAGAAATGGTGGAGGAGAAGGCAGATGACATGCTGTTAGAAGCTCTGGTTTCTGACGTGGCATTTCTGGTCGTTGGAGACCCTTTTGG AGCAACGACACATTCTGATCTCGTTGTCCGGGCTAAGAAGTTGGGTGTGGATGTTAAGGTTGTGCACAATGCCTCAGTTATGAACGCGATTGGAGTTTGTGGCTTGCAGCTCTATCGTTATGGAGAGACGATCTCAATCCCGTTTTTCACTGAAACTTGGAAGCCTGATAGCTTTTACGAAAAAATTAGAAGAAACCGGGAACTTGGATTGCATACGCTTTGCCTGTTAG ATATAAAGGTGAAAGAGCCTTCACTAGAGTCGCTGTGCAG AGGGAAGAAGGTTTACGAGCCACCAAGGTTTATGACTATAAACACAGCAATAGAACAGCTCTTGGAGGTCGTGCAGAACCACCCGGATTCAG CTTACAACAAAGACACGACGTGTGTTGGTTTGGCACGGGTGGGTTGTGAAGATCAGATGATAGCTGCAGGCTCCATGGAGCAACTCTTGACGCTAGACTTCGGCCCACCTTTGCACTGCCTTGTGATTGTGGGTGATACTCACCCTATAGAAGAAGAGATGCTCCAGTTTTATACAATCAATAGTAGTTGA